Proteins encoded together in one Hymenobacter monticola window:
- a CDS encoding sensor histidine kinase: MTNLLTKSTLRWHILGWLLYGGYEFLGVFLHSKHLRISLWLTASILFIRFIEFYLCYLVVYPRLLRSGRGVQLVGALAGVVAFYIGLRALIEEAIFPAVLGFHNYSPDTTVTYYIFDNMFFASPMIVLSAAVWGAQAALRRERENRQLREEKRAAELAFLKTQINPHFLYNTLNMLFSMAYPVAKPVANAILKLSELMRYMLHDSPDGQVDLEKEIEYLHNYLALYRLRFPDSFHVDFQVTGEPAGRRVAPLVLIPFVENAIKHGVLDDPENPVHIHLNIEGEKLFFAVQNQRSDGNKDATTGIGLPNLRRRLELLYPERHVLHAEAEGGQFVTSLRLG; encoded by the coding sequence ATGACCAACCTTCTCACCAAATCCACCCTGCGCTGGCACATCCTGGGCTGGCTGCTGTATGGCGGCTACGAATTTCTGGGGGTGTTTCTGCACAGCAAGCACTTGCGCATCAGCTTGTGGCTCACGGCGTCCATCCTCTTTATCCGCTTTATTGAGTTTTACCTGTGTTACCTCGTGGTCTACCCGCGCCTGCTGCGCTCGGGCCGGGGGGTGCAGCTGGTGGGCGCGCTGGCGGGCGTGGTGGCCTTCTACATCGGCCTGCGGGCTCTGATTGAGGAAGCCATTTTCCCGGCCGTGCTGGGCTTTCACAACTACTCGCCCGATACGACGGTGACGTACTACATTTTTGACAACATGTTCTTCGCCAGCCCCATGATAGTGCTGAGCGCGGCCGTGTGGGGGGCTCAGGCGGCCCTGCGCCGCGAGCGCGAAAACCGCCAGCTGCGCGAAGAAAAGCGCGCCGCCGAGCTGGCCTTCCTCAAAACCCAAATCAACCCGCACTTCCTCTACAACACGCTCAACATGCTGTTCAGCATGGCGTATCCGGTGGCTAAGCCGGTCGCCAACGCCATCCTGAAACTCTCGGAGCTGATGCGCTACATGCTGCACGACAGCCCCGACGGCCAGGTCGATTTGGAAAAGGAAATCGAGTACCTGCACAACTACCTGGCCCTCTACCGCCTGCGCTTCCCCGACAGCTTCCACGTCGATTTCCAGGTGACCGGGGAGCCCGCCGGCCGCCGGGTGGCCCCGCTCGTGCTCATTCCCTTCGTGGAAAATGCCATTAAGCACGGCGTGCTGGATGACCCCGAAAACCCGGTGCACATCCACCTGAATATTGAGGGCGAAAAGCTATTCTTCGCGGTGCAGAACCAGCGTAGCGACGGAAACAAGGACGCCACCACCGGCATCGGCCTGCCCAACCTACGCCGCCGCCTGGAGCTGCTGTACCCGGAGCGGCACGTGCTGCACGCGGAGGCCGAGGGCGGGCAGTTTGTGACTTCATTGCGGCTGGGGTAA
- a CDS encoding LytR/AlgR family response regulator transcription factor: protein MIRCLAVDDEAPALLILADYISQLPFLELVGTTTNPIEALTMVQQGQVDLVFLDIQMPKLTGLQFLKLAGNKCKVILTTAYPEYALEGYENDVVDYLLKPISFERFFKAAQKALALMPGPTAPAPVAAPASSAAPVAAGIPPGAGHMFVKGESKNKFLRVNYADILYIEGLSNYVSIHLPTQRVVTYQTLKELAETLPQPPFLRVHKSFIVSLDKIRMVDGNTIYIQDKEIPVSDTYREQLYRLIREQ from the coding sequence ATGATTCGCTGCCTCGCCGTCGATGACGAAGCCCCGGCCCTGCTCATTCTGGCCGACTACATCAGCCAGTTGCCCTTTCTGGAGCTCGTGGGCACCACCACCAACCCCATCGAGGCGCTGACGATGGTGCAGCAGGGTCAGGTCGATTTGGTGTTTCTCGACATTCAGATGCCCAAGCTCACCGGCCTCCAGTTCCTCAAGCTGGCCGGCAACAAGTGCAAGGTCATTCTCACCACCGCCTACCCCGAATACGCCCTTGAAGGCTACGAAAACGACGTGGTGGACTACCTGCTCAAGCCCATTTCCTTCGAGCGCTTCTTCAAAGCCGCCCAGAAGGCCCTGGCGCTCATGCCCGGTCCGACGGCCCCTGCGCCGGTGGCGGCGCCAGCTTCGTCAGCGGCGCCCGTTGCGGCCGGGATACCGCCCGGCGCGGGCCACATGTTCGTAAAGGGCGAAAGCAAAAACAAGTTCCTCCGCGTCAACTACGCCGACATTCTCTACATTGAGGGGCTGAGCAACTACGTGTCCATCCACCTGCCCACGCAGCGCGTCGTCACCTACCAAACGCTCAAGGAGCTGGCCGAGACGCTGCCGCAGCCGCCGTTTCTGCGGGTGCACAAGTCCTTCATCGTGTCGCTGGATAAGATTCGGATGGTCGACGGCAATACGATTTACATCCAGGACAAGGAGATTCCGGTGAGCGACACGTACCGGGAGCAGCTCTACCGGCTCATTCGGGAGCAGTAA
- the ureG gene encoding urease accessory protein UreG — MAFVEKLALLLHGHQHEAYESPGDFNERETRRLPSYRNFRKRAFTVGIGGPVGTGKTALLKALCERMRHEFELGVVTNDIFTREDAEFLIRNSALEENRIVGVETGGCPHAAIREDISLNMDALEGLMQRFDYGLDYLFVESGGDNLAAHFSRELVDYSIYVIDVSGGDKIPRKGGPGITQSDLLIINKIDLKDLIKADLGVMERDSKKMRGEGPFLFARAIDGHGLDDIIGHIKAAKARALAAVREDRR, encoded by the coding sequence ATGGCTTTTGTCGAAAAACTCGCCCTCCTGCTCCACGGCCACCAGCACGAAGCGTACGAATCGCCCGGCGACTTCAACGAGCGCGAAACCCGGCGGCTGCCCAGCTACCGCAACTTCCGCAAGCGCGCTTTCACGGTGGGCATTGGCGGGCCGGTGGGCACGGGCAAAACGGCGCTGCTTAAAGCCCTGTGCGAGCGCATGCGCCACGAGTTCGAGCTGGGCGTTGTCACCAACGACATTTTCACTCGCGAAGACGCTGAATTTCTTATCCGCAACAGCGCGTTGGAGGAAAACCGCATCGTAGGCGTGGAGACTGGCGGCTGCCCGCACGCTGCTATCCGCGAGGATATTTCCCTGAACATGGACGCGCTGGAAGGCCTGATGCAGCGCTTCGACTACGGGCTGGATTATCTCTTCGTGGAAAGCGGCGGCGACAACCTGGCCGCCCATTTCAGCCGCGAGTTGGTGGACTATTCCATCTACGTCATCGACGTTTCGGGCGGCGACAAAATCCCGCGCAAGGGCGGCCCCGGCATCACGCAGTCCGACCTACTCATCATCAACAAAATCGACCTCAAAGACCTGATAAAGGCCGACCTCGGCGTGATGGAGCGGGATTCGAAGAAGATGCGCGGCGAAGGCCCCTTCCTCTTTGCCCGCGCTATTGACGGGCACGGGCTCGATGACATTATTGGCCACATCAAAGCGGCCAAAGCGCGGGCGCTGGCTGCCGTGCGCGAGGACCGGCGGTAA
- a CDS encoding urease accessory protein UreF produces MQFARLLHLVDSAIPTGSFAYSYGLESSITFGLVNTPFDLRNHLYAYLQQAGSAELPFINSTFHLTEKSPEFQIVAEEYDAQLLVPALHKASAAQGRNWLKLLATFYPEATLETITQWFTSQNIPPHFTLVFTLALQRVGFELKELQAMYLHMLLRDQLSAAIRLGFLGPLEGHQLQHDFYAVFEHIVAAQAGKGYGGAGRSAFLLDAAQVLHEDIYSKLFQN; encoded by the coding sequence ATGCAATTCGCCCGCCTCCTGCACCTCGTTGATTCGGCTATTCCCACCGGCTCATTTGCCTATTCCTACGGGCTCGAAAGCAGCATCACCTTCGGGCTGGTAAACACGCCGTTTGACTTGCGCAACCACTTGTATGCCTATTTGCAGCAAGCCGGCAGCGCCGAATTGCCCTTCATTAACTCCACCTTCCACCTCACCGAAAAAAGCCCCGAATTCCAAATCGTCGCCGAAGAATACGACGCCCAGCTCCTCGTGCCCGCGCTCCACAAAGCCAGCGCCGCGCAGGGCCGCAACTGGCTGAAGCTGCTGGCCACCTTCTACCCGGAAGCTACTTTGGAAACCATTACCCAATGGTTCACCAGCCAAAATATCCCGCCGCATTTCACGCTGGTTTTCACGTTGGCCCTGCAGCGCGTCGGCTTCGAATTAAAAGAATTGCAGGCTATGTACCTGCACATGCTGCTGCGCGACCAACTCAGCGCCGCCATTCGCCTCGGGTTTCTGGGGCCGCTGGAGGGACACCAGCTACAGCACGATTTCTACGCAGTGTTCGAGCATATTGTGGCAGCACAGGCGGGGAAGGGCTATGGCGGGGCGGGGCGCTCTGCGTTTTTGCTCGATGCGGCGCAGGTGCTGCACGAAGACATTTATTCCAAGCTTTTTCAGAACTAG
- the ureC gene encoding urease subunit alpha, translating to MSLPISRRAYADMYGPTTGDRVRLGDTGLLIEVERDYCVYGEECKFGGGKVLRDGMGQAAGIGPADALDLVITNALVVDYTGIFKADIGIKGGRIVGIGKAGNPHLMPGVTPGMVVGVTTEVIAGEGQLLTAGGIDCHIHFISPQQIPEALASGITTMIGGGTGPAAGTNATTCTPGAFYLETMLKATEAYPLNFGFLGKGNASKPEGLREQAEAGALGFKLHEDWGTTPAAIDMCLSIAEEYDVQVCIHTDTLNESGFVETSTAAFKGRTIHSYHTEGAGGGHAPDIIKICGEPNVIPSSTNPTRPFTVNTIDEHLDMLMVCHHLDRNIPEDVAFAESRIRGETIAAEDILHDLGALSIISSDSQAMGRVGEVITRTWQTAHKMKQQRGPLPEDANSAADNFRVRRYVAKYTINPARAHGISHEVGSVEIGKLADLVLWKPAFFGARPEMILKGGIIAQSQMGDANASIPTPQPSFSRPMFGALGGAIGKSSMVFVSAASVERVRADYGLTKQVVAVKNCRNIGKKDMALNDYLPNISVDPETYRVMVDGVHLTCEPAEVLPLAQLYNLF from the coding sequence ATGTCCCTCCCCATCTCCCGTCGCGCGTATGCCGACATGTACGGCCCCACCACCGGCGACCGGGTGCGCCTCGGCGATACCGGCCTGCTGATTGAAGTTGAACGCGACTACTGCGTGTACGGCGAGGAATGCAAGTTCGGCGGCGGCAAGGTGCTGCGCGACGGCATGGGCCAGGCGGCAGGAATCGGCCCGGCCGACGCGCTGGATTTGGTCATCACCAACGCGCTGGTGGTCGATTACACCGGCATTTTCAAGGCCGACATCGGCATCAAAGGCGGGCGCATCGTGGGCATCGGCAAGGCCGGCAACCCGCACCTCATGCCCGGCGTCACGCCCGGCATGGTGGTGGGCGTCACCACCGAAGTCATTGCCGGCGAAGGCCAGCTGCTCACCGCCGGCGGCATCGACTGCCACATCCATTTCATCAGCCCCCAGCAGATTCCCGAGGCGCTGGCTTCGGGCATCACGACCATGATTGGGGGCGGCACCGGGCCGGCGGCCGGCACCAACGCCACCACCTGCACGCCCGGCGCCTTCTACCTCGAAACCATGCTGAAGGCCACCGAGGCCTACCCGCTCAACTTCGGGTTTCTGGGCAAGGGCAACGCCTCCAAGCCCGAGGGGCTGCGCGAGCAGGCTGAGGCCGGGGCGCTGGGCTTCAAGCTGCACGAGGACTGGGGCACCACCCCGGCGGCCATCGACATGTGCCTCAGCATTGCCGAGGAATACGACGTGCAGGTCTGCATCCACACCGATACGCTGAACGAGAGCGGCTTCGTGGAAACGAGCACGGCGGCGTTTAAGGGCCGCACCATCCATTCCTACCACACCGAGGGGGCGGGCGGCGGCCACGCGCCCGACATCATCAAAATCTGTGGCGAGCCGAACGTCATTCCGTCGAGCACGAACCCCACGCGGCCCTTCACGGTGAACACCATCGACGAGCACCTCGACATGCTCATGGTCTGCCACCACCTCGACCGCAACATTCCCGAAGACGTGGCTTTCGCCGAAAGCCGCATCCGGGGCGAGACCATCGCCGCCGAAGACATCCTGCACGACCTGGGCGCGCTCAGCATCATCAGCTCCGACTCGCAGGCCATGGGCCGGGTGGGCGAGGTCATCACCCGCACCTGGCAAACGGCCCACAAAATGAAGCAGCAGCGCGGCCCCCTGCCCGAAGACGCCAACAGCGCCGCCGACAACTTCCGCGTGCGCCGCTACGTGGCCAAGTACACCATCAACCCGGCCCGCGCCCACGGCATCTCGCACGAAGTCGGCTCCGTCGAAATCGGCAAGCTGGCCGACCTCGTGCTCTGGAAACCTGCCTTTTTCGGCGCCCGCCCCGAGATGATACTCAAAGGCGGCATCATCGCCCAATCCCAGATGGGCGATGCCAACGCCTCCATTCCCACGCCGCAGCCCTCGTTCTCGCGCCCCATGTTCGGCGCGTTGGGCGGCGCCATCGGCAAGAGCTCGATGGTATTTGTATCGGCCGCGTCGGTAGAGCGGGTGCGAGCTGATTATGGCCTGACCAAGCAGGTAGTAGCTGTGAAAAACTGCCGGAATATTGGGAAGAAAGACATGGCGTTGAACGACTATCTACCCAATATTTCAGTGGACCCGGAGACGTACCGCGTGATGGTAGACGGGGTGCACCTGACCTGCGAGCCGGCTGAGGTGCTGCCGCTGGCGCAGCTGTATAATTTGTTTTAG